In Bacillus sp. Marseille-Q1617, a genomic segment contains:
- a CDS encoding organic hydroperoxide resistance protein, with translation MEPLYTAKATANGGRQGKVKSSDGVLEFDLAMPKSLGGSGGEGATNPEQLFAAGYSACFDSALNLVAGQEKKKIDSEVTAEVSIGKDTDGGFKLSVVLSVSVGGVELDEAKQLVEKAHGVCPYSKATRDNIEVKLNTSTH, from the coding sequence ATGGAACCATTATACACAGCAAAAGCAACCGCTAACGGAGGCCGGCAGGGAAAGGTAAAAAGCAGCGACGGGGTATTGGAATTTGACCTGGCCATGCCAAAATCCCTCGGGGGCAGCGGGGGTGAAGGGGCGACAAACCCTGAGCAGCTCTTTGCAGCAGGATACTCAGCCTGTTTTGACAGCGCTTTGAACCTCGTTGCCGGACAGGAGAAAAAGAAGATTGACTCCGAAGTCACTGCAGAAGTTTCGATCGGAAAAGATACAGACGGAGGATTCAAGCTCTCAGTCGTCCTCTCGGTTTCAGTCGGCGGCGTAGAATTGGATGAAGCGAAACAACTTGTGGAAAAAGCGCATGGTGTCTGCCCTTATTCAAAAGCGACAAGGGATAACATTGAGGTCAAACTGAATACATCCACTCATTAA
- a CDS encoding flavodoxin family protein — MKVLALLGSTRKDGNSEYLAKKIVEGTDHTIVSLADLDIKPIVDMRHTEEGFAPVEDDYEELVELIQEHDVLLFATPLYWYGMSGPMKNFFDRWSQYLRDERFNLKEELTRKKAYVVISGGPSARIKGLPLVQQFNYIFEFVNMEFADYMIGAGVRPGEVSADLAALEKAERWNALFR; from the coding sequence ATGAAAGTATTAGCGCTGCTCGGGAGTACGAGAAAAGACGGAAACTCCGAATACCTTGCCAAAAAAATCGTCGAGGGAACCGACCATACGATTGTGTCGCTTGCAGATTTGGATATCAAGCCGATCGTGGATATGAGACATACAGAAGAAGGATTCGCACCTGTCGAAGATGATTATGAAGAACTCGTAGAATTGATCCAGGAACACGACGTCCTACTGTTTGCCACTCCGCTCTACTGGTACGGGATGAGCGGGCCGATGAAAAACTTCTTCGACCGCTGGAGTCAATACTTACGTGATGAACGATTTAATCTGAAAGAAGAGCTGACCAGGAAAAAAGCCTATGTCGTCATCAGCGGCGGACCGAGTGCCCGTATTAAAGGGCTTCCTCTTGTTCAGCAGTTCAATTACATCTTTGAATTCGTGAATATGGAATTTGCAGATTATATGATCGGTGCCGGTGTACGTCCGGGTGAAGTGTCGGCCGACCTTGCCGCGCTTGAAAAGGCGGAGCGCTGGAATGCACTGTTCAGATAA
- a CDS encoding DEAD/DEAH box helicase: MTILKDFTSLGLQPKFADALKEQSITEPTPIQVETIPVLLNGEDVIGQAQTGTGKTMAFLLPMLAKIDKEKESIQSLIVTPTRELAIQVTAELNQLLAASKEDINVLAVYGGQDVEKQIKRLTNKAVHIVIGTPGRILDHVRRGTIDFSEVSFLVLDEADQMLHIGFFDEVEAIIRETPYTRQTALFSATMSKDIRKIGKRYMNNPHNVHIREKEKIVEEIQQEVVETTDRQKLDALSQTIHDVHPFLGIIFCRTKRRVSKLHMDLKARGFLVDELHGDLSQAKREAVMKKFRDAKIQLLIATDVAARGLDVEGVTHVFNYDIPEDVESYIHRIGRTGRAGNDGLAITFVALKDKQALEVIEKGIERSLPRREVELATTVEKSPSRVKGNNESAKERREKNIQASRERSAKGGRGRRASGKSGGRNDSSGHSTSKSDSRSSDGRRSSDRGSSGGPAGRGSSSAGRRSGGGSSGRSGGLNSSSGSGPGGRRGRS, translated from the coding sequence GTGACCATATTGAAAGATTTCACATCCTTAGGTTTGCAGCCTAAGTTCGCAGATGCATTAAAAGAACAATCCATTACAGAACCAACTCCGATCCAGGTCGAAACGATACCTGTTTTATTAAATGGCGAAGATGTTATTGGACAAGCACAGACCGGCACGGGAAAAACAATGGCCTTCCTGCTGCCGATGCTTGCAAAGATCGATAAAGAAAAAGAAAGTATCCAATCCCTAATCGTCACCCCGACAAGGGAACTGGCGATCCAGGTGACGGCTGAACTCAACCAGCTGCTGGCTGCATCAAAAGAAGACATCAATGTGCTGGCGGTCTACGGCGGTCAGGACGTCGAGAAACAGATCAAGCGTTTGACAAATAAGGCGGTCCACATCGTCATCGGGACCCCGGGCCGGATCCTTGATCACGTGCGCCGCGGAACGATCGATTTTTCGGAAGTATCGTTTCTTGTCCTTGATGAAGCGGATCAAATGCTTCACATCGGATTTTTCGATGAGGTCGAGGCGATCATTCGCGAGACCCCTTACACGAGACAGACCGCCTTGTTCTCGGCGACGATGTCAAAGGACATCCGGAAAATCGGGAAGCGCTATATGAACAACCCGCACAATGTGCATATCCGTGAAAAAGAGAAGATCGTCGAGGAAATCCAGCAGGAGGTCGTCGAAACGACCGACCGTCAGAAACTTGATGCCCTCAGTCAAACAATCCACGACGTCCATCCGTTTCTCGGCATCATTTTCTGCCGGACGAAAAGGCGGGTAAGCAAATTGCACATGGACCTGAAGGCAAGGGGGTTCCTTGTCGATGAACTTCACGGCGATCTTTCCCAGGCGAAAAGGGAAGCCGTCATGAAAAAGTTCCGCGATGCCAAAATCCAACTATTGATCGCCACGGATGTGGCGGCCCGCGGTCTTGACGTTGAAGGCGTCACGCACGTCTTCAACTACGATATCCCGGAGGATGTGGAAAGTTATATCCACCGGATCGGGCGGACGGGACGTGCCGGAAATGACGGACTCGCCATCACGTTTGTGGCATTGAAGGATAAGCAGGCACTCGAAGTGATTGAAAAAGGAATCGAGCGGTCGCTGCCTAGGCGTGAGGTGGAATTGGCCACGACTGTTGAAAAAAGTCCATCTCGAGTCAAAGGGAACAATGAGAGTGCCAAAGAAAGAAGAGAGAAAAACATTCAGGCAAGCCGGGAACGCAGTGCAAAAGGCGGACGGGGCAGACGTGCATCCGGGAAATCTGGAGGCAGAAACGATTCGAGCGGCCACTCAACTTCAAAATCTGACAGCAGGAGTTCAGATGGCAGAAGGTCATCAGACAGAGGTTCATCCGGCGGACCAGCTGGAAGAGGTTCTTCATCCGCGGGCAGAAGGAGCGGCGGTGGAAGTTCGGGCAGATCCGGAGGACTAAACAGCAGCTCCGGTTCGGGTCCAGGCGGCAGAAGAGGCCGTTCTTAA
- a CDS encoding long-chain-fatty-acid--CoA ligase, giving the protein MHVPLVLTDFLDRAVEQYGEKTAIIDDEKRLTYKQLNARVNQLSRGLQELGIEKGDKVAYLAPNTTEMLEGFYGVYGVGGVMTPLNTRLKPADYQFILTHSESKALFVDEELYPLVQPILSKVSNLKHVIIHGGSQDDYPGYDDWRGQFSPEEFDRVPLDETDIASLLYTSGTTGDPKGVLLTHRSNYLHALSSMHHLKVSDQDTLLHVLPMFHVSGWGSPFYYTANGATQVMLRKVDPKLILEKVKRHGVSVMHMAPTVLNMILEQYESEKPAIDQPLRVVIAGSAPPPAFVRKVEEDLKWEFIQVYGMTEISPLITTSAIRSLEQEKTNEEKYRLKAKAGYSMIGAKVKVVDELGNEVPHDGKAIGEIVTRTNTVMEGYYKNPEATNAAIRGGWLHTGDMAVVDGDGYIEIVDRMKDVIISGGENISSIEVEGALYEHPGILEAAVVAIPHERWGEVPHAVVVLRDGHKLTEEELISFCREKLAHFKTPKGITFAGELPKTASGKIQKVVIRKEFWKDHDRMVH; this is encoded by the coding sequence ATGCATGTACCTTTAGTGTTAACGGACTTTCTTGATCGCGCGGTGGAGCAATACGGGGAGAAAACCGCAATCATCGATGATGAAAAAAGACTTACATATAAACAGCTGAATGCCCGTGTAAACCAGTTATCCCGGGGGCTGCAGGAGCTTGGCATCGAAAAAGGGGACAAAGTCGCCTACCTCGCGCCGAACACGACGGAGATGCTCGAAGGGTTTTACGGGGTATACGGAGTGGGCGGAGTGATGACCCCTCTGAATACACGCCTCAAGCCTGCGGATTATCAATTCATTCTGACCCATAGTGAAAGTAAGGCATTGTTTGTGGATGAAGAATTGTATCCGCTCGTTCAACCGATTTTGTCAAAAGTATCAAACCTGAAACACGTGATCATCCACGGCGGTTCTCAGGATGATTACCCTGGATATGACGATTGGAGGGGCCAGTTCAGCCCTGAAGAATTTGACAGGGTGCCGCTTGATGAAACGGATATCGCTTCCCTGCTGTACACGAGCGGGACGACCGGTGATCCGAAGGGAGTCCTCCTCACGCACAGGTCCAATTATCTTCACGCCCTGTCCAGTATGCACCACCTGAAGGTCTCGGACCAGGACACGCTGCTCCACGTACTCCCGATGTTCCACGTAAGTGGCTGGGGATCACCTTTCTATTACACGGCAAACGGTGCCACTCAAGTGATGCTGAGGAAGGTCGACCCTAAGCTCATCTTGGAAAAAGTGAAGAGGCACGGTGTATCAGTCATGCATATGGCCCCGACCGTCCTGAATATGATCCTTGAACAATATGAATCTGAAAAGCCGGCAATCGATCAGCCGCTGAGGGTCGTCATCGCAGGATCGGCACCTCCTCCGGCTTTTGTGAGAAAAGTGGAAGAGGACCTGAAGTGGGAATTCATCCAGGTGTACGGAATGACGGAGATTTCCCCGCTCATCACGACTTCTGCGATCCGTTCCTTGGAACAGGAAAAAACCAATGAAGAGAAGTACAGGTTAAAGGCTAAAGCGGGATACAGCATGATCGGCGCCAAGGTCAAGGTCGTAGATGAGTTAGGGAACGAGGTCCCTCATGACGGGAAGGCAATTGGAGAAATCGTCACAAGGACGAACACGGTCATGGAGGGCTATTATAAAAATCCGGAAGCGACGAATGCAGCGATTCGGGGCGGCTGGCTGCATACAGGGGATATGGCGGTCGTCGACGGGGACGGCTATATCGAAATTGTCGACCGCATGAAAGACGTCATCATCAGCGGCGGGGAAAATATCTCCTCGATCGAAGTGGAGGGGGCGCTTTATGAACATCCTGGCATCTTGGAAGCAGCGGTGGTTGCCATTCCCCATGAGCGTTGGGGAGAGGTGCCGCACGCGGTGGTCGTCCTCCGCGATGGCCACAAATTGACAGAAGAAGAACTCATCTCTTTCTGCAGGGAAAAATTAGCCCACTTCAAAACCCCAAAGGGCATTACATTTGCTGGAGAGCTTCCGAAAACCGCCTCCGGAAAAATTCAAAAAGTCGTCATCCGGAAAGAATTCTGGAAGGATCATGACCGGATGGTTCATTAA
- a CDS encoding acetate uptake transporter — MNQSQTTQRVQLTAADPSALGLFGLAMVTLVASSAKLGWTDGVSFVLPWAIFLGGFAQLFACIQDAKHNNTFGTTAFGAFGLFWLGVGTSWLIQFGVFGKEAAAAVGTEQLGIAFIGYLIFSLFMTIGAMETHKVLFIIFVLIDFLFIGLSLSTLGIMPHAMHQLAAISELLISIFSFYGSAASVLNAHFGKVTLPVGKPFGIIK, encoded by the coding sequence ATGAATCAATCACAAACAACTCAACGAGTTCAACTAACAGCAGCGGACCCTTCTGCTCTGGGGTTATTCGGACTGGCAATGGTCACGCTTGTGGCTTCATCTGCCAAACTCGGCTGGACCGACGGGGTATCTTTTGTCTTGCCCTGGGCAATCTTTCTCGGCGGATTCGCTCAGCTTTTCGCCTGTATCCAAGATGCCAAACACAACAATACATTCGGGACGACAGCCTTTGGTGCGTTCGGGCTGTTCTGGCTTGGTGTCGGAACGTCCTGGCTGATTCAGTTCGGTGTATTCGGCAAGGAAGCGGCAGCAGCCGTCGGTACTGAGCAATTAGGAATTGCTTTCATCGGTTACCTTATTTTCAGCTTATTTATGACCATCGGGGCCATGGAGACCCATAAGGTATTGTTTATCATTTTCGTGCTGATCGATTTCTTATTCATCGGTCTTTCACTTTCTACATTGGGGATCATGCCTCACGCGATGCACCAACTTGCCGCCATATCAGAACTCCTGATTTCGATTTTCAGTTTCTATGGATCTGCAGCGAGCGTACTGAATGCTCATTTTGGAAAAGTGACGCTTCCGGTAGGGAAACCATTCGGCATTATTAAATAG
- a CDS encoding KGG domain-containing protein: protein MSREERGRKGGEATARNHDKEFYQEIGEKGGEATASNHDKEFYQEIGEKGGRNSSNSGNSNQSRSNNSNSGSNSSNSGSNSSNNS from the coding sequence ATGAGCCGCGAGGAAAGAGGCCGTAAAGGCGGAGAAGCAACTGCACGCAACCATGACAAGGAATTCTATCAGGAAATCGGAGAAAAAGGCGGGGAAGCCACTGCGAGCAACCATGATAAAGAATTCTACCAGGAGATCGGTGAGAAAGGCGGCAGGAATTCCAGCAACTCAGGAAATTCAAACCAATCAAGAAGCAATAACTCAAACTCTGGGTCCAACAGCTCTAACTCAGGATCCAACAGCTCAAACAACAGTTAA
- a CDS encoding KGG domain-containing protein → MANNNNNNNNNNSKNNNKMSYEEAGRKGGEATSRNHDKEFYQEIGEKGGEATSNNHDKEFYQDIGEKGGRNSNSGGSNRSNNNSNNNNN, encoded by the coding sequence ATGGCAAACAATAATAACAACAATAACAACAATAATAGCAAAAACAACAATAAAATGAGTTATGAAGAAGCGGGACGCAAAGGCGGAGAGGCTACATCCCGTAATCATGATAAAGAGTTCTATCAGGAGATCGGAGAAAAAGGCGGAGAAGCCACCTCAAATAATCACGATAAAGAATTCTACCAGGATATCGGAGAAAAAGGCGGCAGAAACTCAAATTCAGGCGGCTCCAACCGTTCAAATAACAACTCAAATAATAACAACAATTAA
- a CDS encoding dimethylarginine dimethylaminohydrolase family protein gives MNLSKKAVQDKDVYCPSEYGKLKKVLVVSPQNMRITEVINETQKHYLEDNIKIDKAIRQHEEFVRILEENGAEVDHLEPMKELNEQVFTRDIGFCIGEEFIVSSMNTSLREGEVKVLLQWLEENKIPHSHLAAHSIEGGDVLVDGKNVWVGISGRTNRLAIQSLKKLLPEYTVHALPLRSDILHLDCVFTIISEEAALVYPPAFSNKDLEKIKEHYNIIEVSEREQFQMGPNVLAIGDKKIISLTQNKLLNDRIREKGFTVIENDFSEIIKSGGSFRCCTLPVIRE, from the coding sequence ATGAACCTGTCAAAAAAAGCAGTCCAGGACAAGGATGTGTATTGTCCTTCTGAATATGGAAAATTGAAAAAGGTATTGGTGGTTTCACCTCAGAATATGAGAATCACCGAAGTAATCAACGAGACTCAAAAACATTACTTGGAAGATAATATCAAAATAGATAAAGCCATCAGGCAGCACGAGGAGTTTGTAAGAATCCTTGAGGAAAACGGAGCCGAAGTGGACCATCTTGAGCCAATGAAAGAATTGAATGAGCAGGTATTCACCAGGGATATTGGATTCTGCATTGGGGAAGAATTCATCGTTTCCTCCATGAATACCAGCTTGAGAGAGGGAGAAGTGAAGGTCCTTCTTCAATGGCTGGAAGAGAACAAGATTCCCCACTCCCATTTGGCAGCTCACTCCATTGAAGGCGGAGATGTACTCGTAGATGGGAAAAATGTATGGGTTGGAATCAGCGGTCGGACCAATCGTCTTGCGATTCAATCCTTGAAAAAGCTGCTGCCGGAATATACCGTCCATGCTCTTCCTTTAAGAAGCGATATCCTTCACTTGGATTGTGTCTTTACGATCATTTCGGAAGAAGCTGCACTCGTATATCCGCCGGCCTTTTCAAATAAAGATCTGGAAAAAATCAAAGAGCACTACAATATCATTGAAGTCAGTGAGAGGGAACAGTTCCAGATGGGACCGAATGTACTGGCCATCGGGGATAAAAAGATCATCAGTCTCACTCAGAACAAATTATTGAATGATAGAATCAGGGAGAAAGGCTTTACAGTGATCGAAAACGACTTCTCTGAGATCATTAAATCAGGCGGATCCTTCAGATGCTGCACCCTGCCTGTAATAAGAGAATAA
- a CDS encoding alkaline phosphatase, which yields MKKSMKKILPLAVVSSLAIGSVIGMNQENPEVKAQDSKNGKAKNVIFMIGDGMGVPYTTALRYMNDNPETPEFEKTAFDPYLVGLQSTYPEDEHENVTDSAAAATAMSGGVKTYNNAVAVENDKSRVKTVLEQAKENDMSTGIVSTSQITHATPASYGAHDEHRDNENEIANDYFDEMIKGEHKIDVMLGGGTDFFEREDRNLTEEFKKDGYSYVKTAEELKNDDNKQILGLFAEEGMDKMIDRDEKQPSLADMTTSALDRLKTDKDGFFLMVEGSQIDWAGHDNDAVAAMSEMRDFEKAFEEVRDFAKENGETLVVVTADHSTGGFSIGSDGEYNWNPDVIDAAKRTPDFMAEEIANGAPVEDTMSQYVDLELTSEEIASVKEAAATKDKVEIDNAIEKIFDKRSGTGWTTDGHTGDDVPVYAFGPQKEKFSGMIDNTNQAQLIFEILKNKGKIQEDK from the coding sequence ATGAAAAAGTCTATGAAAAAAATCCTGCCATTGGCAGTTGTATCGTCATTAGCAATTGGCAGTGTCATTGGAATGAATCAGGAAAACCCGGAAGTGAAAGCGCAAGACTCTAAAAATGGCAAAGCCAAGAACGTCATCTTCATGATTGGCGACGGCATGGGTGTTCCTTATACAACAGCTCTTCGTTATATGAATGACAATCCGGAAACACCGGAATTCGAGAAAACAGCCTTTGATCCTTATCTTGTCGGTCTGCAATCGACTTATCCGGAAGATGAACATGAAAACGTTACTGACTCAGCAGCCGCAGCGACTGCGATGAGCGGCGGAGTGAAGACGTATAACAATGCGGTAGCTGTTGAAAATGATAAATCCAGAGTGAAAACAGTATTGGAGCAGGCGAAGGAAAACGATATGTCTACAGGTATTGTATCAACGTCTCAAATCACGCACGCCACCCCTGCTTCATACGGTGCGCATGATGAACACCGTGATAATGAAAATGAAATTGCCAATGATTATTTTGATGAAATGATCAAAGGTGAACATAAGATCGACGTCATGCTTGGCGGGGGGACGGACTTCTTCGAACGTGAAGACCGCAACCTTACGGAAGAATTCAAGAAAGATGGTTACAGCTATGTGAAGACAGCTGAAGAATTGAAGAATGACGATAACAAACAGATCCTCGGACTTTTTGCCGAGGAAGGAATGGACAAGATGATCGACCGCGATGAGAAACAGCCGAGCCTTGCCGATATGACTACATCTGCACTTGATCGTCTGAAAACAGACAAAGACGGGTTCTTCTTGATGGTGGAAGGAAGCCAGATCGACTGGGCTGGTCATGACAATGATGCGGTCGCGGCCATGAGTGAAATGAGAGATTTTGAAAAAGCATTTGAAGAAGTGCGTGATTTCGCGAAAGAAAATGGAGAAACATTGGTAGTCGTTACAGCTGACCACTCCACAGGCGGGTTCTCAATCGGTTCAGATGGTGAGTATAACTGGAATCCTGATGTGATTGATGCAGCAAAGCGCACGCCTGACTTCATGGCAGAAGAAATCGCGAATGGCGCTCCTGTGGAAGACACAATGTCACAATATGTTGATCTGGAACTGACAAGTGAAGAAATAGCTTCGGTAAAAGAAGCGGCAGCAACAAAGGACAAAGTGGAAATCGACAATGCGATTGAAAAGATCTTCGACAAGCGTTCTGGTACAGGCTGGACGACGGACGGACATACAGGGGACGATGTTCCTGTCTATGCATTCGGTCCCCAGAAAGAAAAATTCTCAGGGATGATCGACAATACGAATCAAGCACAGCTAATCTTCGAGATCTTAAAGAATAAAGGTAAAATCCAAGAAGATAAATAG
- a CDS encoding H-type small acid-soluble spore protein has translation MELKRVKQILSSSADIEVKYKDTSVWIDEVMEDGQTAVVHLRGPLEERSQVSIADLQES, from the coding sequence ATGGAACTTAAACGTGTGAAGCAAATCTTATCTTCTTCAGCAGACATAGAGGTTAAATATAAAGACACTTCTGTCTGGATCGATGAAGTGATGGAGGATGGACAGACAGCTGTCGTTCATCTTCGCGGACCGTTAGAAGAAAGATCGCAAGTCAGCATCGCGGATCTGCAAGAATCCTAA
- a CDS encoding permease: MNSLRGLGQDTLGILLFLGIIALFLAGDLISIPDAVMSSSFVNVTTIFLSILLEAIPFILIGVFASSVIQVFVSESMLRKWIPKRYPYLALFPAAMVGAILPVCECAIVPVARRLIKKGVPAHLAIVVMVTAPILNPIVFASTYYAFQNNMTVVWGRMILGFIAAILIGAFVYKLFGKQNPLIEEKHTHHHEHHYASNGRMMQTIVHASDEFFDMGKYLVIGAFVAAVFQTYLDRELLVGIGSNDVAGPAVMMAFAYIVSLCSEADAFVASSFGSLFTTSSLLAFLVYGPMIDFKNTLLMLAYFNKRFVLTFIGIVTIAVYICTFIFGMLV, from the coding sequence ATGAATTCTTTAAGAGGTCTTGGTCAAGACACGTTGGGGATCTTGTTATTTTTGGGGATTATCGCTCTGTTCCTGGCAGGCGACTTGATTTCAATTCCGGATGCAGTAATGTCATCCTCGTTTGTGAATGTTACGACCATTTTCCTGAGTATTTTGTTAGAAGCCATTCCTTTTATCTTAATAGGGGTTTTTGCTTCATCGGTGATTCAGGTATTTGTATCGGAAAGTATGTTGAGAAAATGGATTCCAAAAAGGTATCCATATCTTGCTCTTTTTCCGGCTGCGATGGTAGGGGCCATTCTTCCAGTCTGTGAGTGTGCAATCGTCCCGGTTGCGAGGCGGCTGATCAAGAAAGGTGTACCGGCACACCTTGCCATTGTAGTAATGGTGACCGCACCCATATTGAACCCGATCGTGTTCGCATCCACCTATTATGCTTTTCAAAACAATATGACGGTGGTATGGGGAAGAATGATTCTCGGATTCATCGCGGCGATTTTGATCGGTGCATTCGTGTACAAGCTATTTGGTAAACAAAACCCATTGATTGAGGAAAAGCATACCCATCATCATGAGCATCATTACGCCAGCAATGGGAGAATGATGCAAACCATCGTACATGCAAGTGACGAGTTTTTTGATATGGGAAAATATCTTGTCATCGGTGCATTTGTGGCCGCTGTTTTCCAAACATATCTGGACCGTGAACTATTGGTGGGAATCGGCTCCAATGATGTGGCCGGACCGGCTGTGATGATGGCATTTGCATATATTGTTTCCCTATGCTCGGAAGCGGATGCGTTTGTGGCTTCATCGTTTGGCAGTCTGTTTACAACCTCATCACTTCTGGCGTTCCTGGTTTATGGGCCTATGATTGACTTTAAGAACACACTGCTGATGCTTGCTTATTTCAATAAAAGGTTCGTTCTCACATTTATAGGAATTGTCACGATTGCTGTTTATATCTGTACATTCATTTTTGGGATGCTGGTGTAA
- a CDS encoding TIGR03943 family putative permease subunit translates to MKSSEQFHTYIRGIILIGYALLVLKLFLTFNLQNFVAPKMHIYMYFSLGVFLVLGVIQIIRGTSSKGKAHHCDCEGHELPKGFLRSTIVYSLFVFPIVLGFLLPDNLLDSSVAAKRGVKVGNSLFTTPPNSGEEQPDASQVEEKEPKGHTVEPTLGSYEEFPVEKDFDKLKELLGKQEKIIVRDEQYIQTLSVVDENLDQYAGKEIQLTGFVYKDEGFAQDEIVVSRFTVTCCVADASVYGILARDEELGKLEPDTWINISGIIGKTDFNGSQMPVIKNPVFEKIDPPDNPYVEEFFIKIE, encoded by the coding sequence TTGAAATCATCTGAACAATTTCACACATACATAAGGGGCATTATCTTAATCGGTTACGCGCTCTTGGTATTAAAGCTTTTCCTGACGTTCAATCTGCAAAATTTCGTCGCACCAAAGATGCATATCTATATGTATTTCTCGCTGGGCGTATTCCTTGTGCTTGGTGTGATCCAGATCATCCGGGGTACATCGTCTAAAGGAAAAGCTCATCATTGTGACTGTGAAGGACATGAGCTTCCAAAGGGATTCCTGCGTTCGACGATTGTCTATTCGCTTTTCGTGTTTCCGATTGTGCTCGGTTTTCTGCTGCCGGATAATTTACTGGACAGCTCGGTTGCTGCCAAAAGGGGAGTCAAGGTGGGGAACAGTTTATTTACCACACCTCCCAATTCAGGAGAAGAGCAGCCTGATGCAAGTCAAGTGGAAGAGAAGGAGCCAAAGGGGCATACAGTTGAACCGACGCTTGGTTCATACGAGGAGTTCCCCGTGGAAAAAGACTTTGATAAACTGAAAGAACTTCTTGGGAAACAAGAAAAGATCATTGTCCGGGATGAGCAGTATATTCAAACCTTAAGTGTGGTGGATGAAAATCTGGATCAATACGCCGGCAAGGAAATTCAGTTGACTGGCTTTGTGTACAAGGATGAAGGGTTTGCGCAGGATGAAATTGTTGTATCCCGCTTTACCGTTACTTGTTGTGTAGCTGATGCCTCTGTGTATGGGATACTTGCCAGGGATGAAGAACTTGGTAAATTAGAGCCTGACACATGGATTAATATTAGCGGCATCATAGGCAAAACCGACTTCAATGGATCCCAGATGCCTGTGATTAAAAATCCCGTATTTGAAAAGATTGATCCACCGGATAATCCTTACGTGGAGGAATTTTTCATCAAGATTGAGTAG
- a CDS encoding FAD-dependent oxidoreductase, with translation MFECIIAGGGIHGCTIANYLVKKKKIPVNQICVIDPHREPLAKWKLLTQRIEMPYLRSPAVHHLDLNPFSLHSFKEKNKASFFGYYKRPSLDLFNKHSEHVLEEIEIQKAWKQGYVEKVSRKKRTWEVQLDSGDIIMGRNLIIATGMNNRLSYPGWGEELVKELPNQAGHVFQDKLPFIKAPIAVIGGGISAAHLVVKLSKAFKGGLCQISRHPYRVKDFDSDPGWLGPKNMNAYQKLSSFTERREVIQKARHKGSMPRELVNRLRWLQKEHAFTFIQDEVESWEKDSDGIRLKLMAAKDMTVQTVLFATGFSPDTMRVEWLEDLIKQEKLTCANCGFPVVKENLEWCDHLFVSGPLAELEIGPAARNISGARKAAQRIADSL, from the coding sequence ATGTTTGAATGTATCATTGCAGGCGGCGGTATTCATGGCTGCACCATTGCGAATTATCTGGTTAAGAAGAAAAAGATTCCGGTTAATCAAATATGCGTAATAGATCCACATCGTGAGCCTTTAGCCAAATGGAAGCTATTGACGCAGAGGATAGAGATGCCATATCTTCGTTCCCCTGCAGTGCATCATCTTGACCTCAATCCATTTAGTTTGCATTCATTCAAAGAAAAGAACAAAGCTTCCTTCTTTGGATATTATAAACGTCCTTCGCTTGACTTGTTCAATAAGCATAGTGAGCATGTCTTGGAAGAGATTGAGATCCAGAAGGCATGGAAGCAAGGCTATGTTGAGAAGGTGAGTAGAAAGAAAAGAACTTGGGAGGTTCAGCTTGATTCCGGTGACATCATCATGGGGAGGAATTTAATCATTGCTACCGGCATGAATAATAGGCTGTCTTATCCAGGCTGGGGCGAGGAGCTTGTAAAAGAACTTCCAAACCAGGCAGGTCATGTTTTTCAAGATAAGCTTCCATTCATAAAGGCTCCTATAGCGGTAATAGGCGGGGGAATATCAGCAGCCCATCTTGTCGTTAAGCTTAGTAAAGCGTTCAAAGGCGGACTTTGTCAAATCTCACGCCACCCATACAGGGTAAAGGACTTTGATAGTGACCCGGGCTGGCTTGGCCCCAAGAATATGAATGCCTATCAAAAGCTTTCATCTTTTACAGAAAGACGAGAAGTTATACAAAAAGCAAGACACAAAGGATCGATGCCAAGAGAATTGGTGAATCGGCTAAGGTGGCTGCAAAAGGAACATGCCTTCACCTTTATCCAAGATGAAGTAGAGTCATGGGAAAAAGATTCTGACGGAATCAGGCTGAAACTGATGGCGGCAAAAGATATGACCGTGCAAACGGTCCTTTTTGCCACTGGATTTTCCCCGGACACAATGAGGGTGGAATGGCTGGAGGATCTTATTAAACAAGAAAAACTGACTTGTGCCAATTGCGGCTTTCCGGTTGTGAAAGAGAACTTGGAGTGGTGTGATCATTTATTTGTGTCAGGCCCCCTTGCCGAACTTGAAATAGGTCCGGCTGCCCGGAATATCTCAGGGGCAAGAAAAGCAGCACAGCGTATAGCAGACAGTTTATAA